In Macaca mulatta isolate MMU2019108-1 chromosome 16, T2T-MMU8v2.0, whole genome shotgun sequence, the sequence CTATGGGCCACTAATTAGGGTACACACTTAACTACTTGTTCCCCAGAAGTCCAGGGCAGGAGGCTAATTGCAGCTACTTTGGGCAGTAATTAGCCCCCAGGGGGGACAATTAGCTTGATGAGTCTGGATGCTCCAACTTGTAAAAGCCTCCATTTCCCAAGTCCTTTCCCTGGAGAgggcctctccttcccattccCCTCAGCCAGCCTCTCCATCCATCTACAGGGGCACTGCTGAGCCAGCcctgcctccccctcctcccacagTCCTTCCTGGAGTCTAATCTTAACCGCTTCTGTTTCCTCAGCCTCAGCTCCGACTCAGCTCCTCAGCGGGGCCCCTGCTCACCCTGGCCCGAGGCCGTCTGCGTGTGGGACTGCTGGTCATGCAGGCTCTGGCTGTCCACGGAGATGCCACTGTCACTATGGAGTTTTTCTCCCTCTGGTGGGGGCGTCTGGTTCACTGGCCGGCTGTTGGCTCCTTGCTTGTTCTGCTTGCAGCTGTTCCACCTGGAGCCAGAGGACAGGCCAGGTCTCAGGGGGCGGGGGCCGTAGCGGCGGATGCAGCTGAGGTATCTGTGCTCTGCCGTGCGAGGGCCAGGGGCATGGCGGGTGCCCAACTGTAACCGCCACCCCAGCATCTAAGGCTCCTCTTTGCACATCTGCCCCCCACCTACCCTGAAAGCTCCATGAGGGGCCCTctgtaagtgttcagtaaatgttccTGGAATGAGCAGTGCAGCAATAAGTGACTGCTCAGGAACTCCTCTTCTCCCAATCTACCCTTCTAAAATACTCCCACATGTGGGCAGTGATACATACAAGGATTTCCTCTGCAATTATAAGCAATAacaaaaacctggaaaaaaaaaacaaatgtccatcaataggggACTGGCTAAATAAATTACCATCCATCCATACTATTGAATGAGTGGTTACAAATGATCAGCTAATCTACATTCCTGAGGAAAGGTCTCCTGAGGGAGACTGAGTGAAAAAAGTAAGCTACAGAATATGTACAATGTGATCTCACTGATGCCTAAAAAGCCCTCCATGTTTACATGTAATTATAAAAGgtttatatacatgtttataaaaaacacacacagaaaatagtTGGGAAGGATCCATTTCAAACAGATTCCAATAAGGAGAGGAGTAGGATTTGGGAAGATAAAAGGGGGCTTTTACTTTTGCTTTGAAAGATATTGGTcttgtttgcattttcttaaaCATGCATGTGTtactttgatgattttttttttttttttttagaaagaatggAAAATGCATTTAAAGCTTTAAAACGCCTTCTGGGAGTTCGTGCACATCCTGAATTCCTGGATGTGGGTGCCACAGCATTCCCAGTGTGacaagggaaggggaagagacgTATGCACACGCAGGTGGCTGTGGGGTGAAGGAGGTTGGGGGATGAAGACACAAGCAGTTGGGGGCTAGGGAATCAGGGAGTGGTACGGCATGGGAgtgggaggggctggagccagaacagggcaggagaggacaggacaggacaggggGGATCCTCTCCCCTCACCTCCTGCTGACCTGCTGCACCCTGGAGTGGGGCAGTGGATGATGAGTGAGGAGGAGCTTGGTTTGGGGTTGAGTTAAAAGGGTATGTGTACAAGAAAAAGTTttccaactgaaaaaaaaaaaaaagggtgtgtgtgttttcaggtCAAGGTCACAGTAAAGTCTTCCTTGAGGGCAAACATCTCCCCTCTCTGTTGCCACTGTGCCCTCTCTTACCTCTTGAAGGCTATGTAGGCCACAAggcccaccaccacagcagccagGATGGAGCAATAGACGGGGATGAGGTTGTCGGTGGTGCCTCGGGTTACCACGGGCTGGGAGCTGCCCATCACTGTGGTCACCACATCTGCCACCGTGCTGGCTATGAGGTCTTGTTCTGGAggtgcctcaggctcctgggtgCTGGTGGCTGTGCTGTCAGAGCCTTCGGGGGGTGTGGACCTTGTAATCCAACGGCCAGGGATCTCTGGGAGAAAAGGCCACAGGAGTGAGGACCCACTTCCCCCGCCCCTCCCTTTTAGCTGTAACCCACTGCAGTGTTCTTCCTGTGTCCCCGCCCTGGTTCCGGGTGCTCTTGTGCCCAGCTGTTATGCACAGTGTGGGGGCTGGGATTGTGTGCATGATGTCATGACGCTAAAGAGCAAGGCCTGTGGGCCCACAGAGCTGCATCTCCTTCAGCTTTGCCACTGACTTGCTGGGTGACTCTGGCCCAGCCGCTTTTTCTCTCAGAACCTCGATTTTCTTATCTATCTAATGGGGCTATTAAGAGAGACGGTCTCTAAGCTCCCTTCCATCTGGGGCTATGGTCCTGGAATTCTATTCCACCTCCCAGGGTACCTAGAGAGGCCTGTCTGGGAGCAAACACACAAAGCCTGACCACAGGGAGGCCTCGAGCTGGAATCACTCCAGGAAATGTCTCTCTGGCCCCAGCTTGTCCTAGATGACCCCAGTCACCCCCGTCCTAAGGAAAGAAGAGTGTACACAGGTCTGGTCAGAGAGGTGCTTTCCCCACACCACCTCCTTGAGAGCATTCCCTAACTTCTTGACCTCATGTCCTGGGCTCTAGGCTTGGGTGGAGAGGAGTGGTGCGGGGGCAGCTGGATTGCCTCCCTCCAGCCAGCCCTGGGACAGTGGCCAGCCTCTGTTTCCTGCCTTGTCTGGCTCCCACCTAGCCTGATCCTGCCACCCAGAGACGACAGCGTCAGGTAGCCCCAGCCCTCCTTGGTCAGGAAGCAGAGAGCCAGTGGAGAGGGGGCCCATGAGGCAGGTCCAGCCCAATGCCTCAGCCCCAGGGGAGACTGTGACTTGCCACCCACCGAGACCCTCTCATGCTAGCTGGGCATTGCCAGCCTCCCTGGCAGGGGACCCAGCCCTTCCTGGCACCAGTGGGTGGGATTTTCCATTCTGCCACATAGCTAGGGGCAGTGCTAGTGGTTGTGGGCTCTGGACGGCCTGGGGATACTTGTCTGGGCAAAGTTGCCTACCCCGTCCCTCCTCGCTTCCCACACCTGGGGCAGGGAGCGAAAGCAGAACAGGACATGCCAATGGGGTGAAGGGGAGGGTACCTTGCCCCCAGCTCTGCCCACTCTGGTTCCTCGATTCCTCCTTCTGAGTCTCTGGGGCCTTGTCACTTCCCCCTAGTACCATCCCTGGTGTCAGCCCCCCAGATATGACATCCGctgtggtgggaggggctggCCCACCTAGCAGTGTGGGAGAAGGGGTCAGGCGGCCTGAGATGGTGACGGggcagggtcagggtcagggagGCAGCAGGGGCACTTCTCTCTGGACAGGGAGTGTGGTCAGAAGTGAAGGGGCCACACGGGTTGCACCGACAGGACTGTGGTTTTGGGGTCTGTACTCCCAAGCACGAGTGGAAGCTGCCACCCATCTTCTGGCCTCTTACACTCAAGATGAAAATGCTTCAAAGGCCCATTTTCAGCACCTTCTGAGGGGCAAAGCCCCCAGATGTGAATCTAGAATCCATCTGGCTGCCAGCGGTGAGGGGCTGTGATCTGTCACCCATCCCACCCTTCCCCGTCTCAGTCCTGGGAGGGGCCAGAGGGAGTGAAGGAGACGGAGCCCTGTCTTCTGGCAGCCCCAGGTGGAGCGTTGGACTGGGGAGTGTCTTCTCTTGCTCTACCAGGGGACTGGGCAGGCTGGGGGGCAGCCAAAGTCCGGAGGTTGGAGACACAGCTCAGCTCAGACTGACCCCAAGCCAGAGGCTGAAAGAGTATGCATGTCTGTGTGCCCGTGAATGAGACCATCACTGAGATCAGAGCACAGTAGTGGAGGGCTGGGAGGGTAGCAAGGCATGGCCAGACCAGAGGCGGCGCTGACTCTCGGGGAGCTTCCCTCATCTCTCCAAACCCCTCTGATGAGGGCAGGAGGATGAGATCCAGATGTGGCCATGTCCACTAGCATTCCCCCGTACTAAGCCCTTGGCAGGTCCTGACAGCCATTTCCGGGCTGGATGGAGGGACAAGATTACCCCTAAGCAAAACGAATTTcactggggcagtggggagccctTCTGCCCTAAGGGTGGGTGAGTCACCATGTTGACACCTGAAACTTATATGCAGGGGGGAAAGTATGGTAAGCTGGAGGGGAGGGGGCACCCAAACCAAGAATCAAATTCCATTTCCTGAAATGGTCCCTCGTTCCAGAGCTGACATTTAACCCTTCAGAGCCTGAAGCTGAAAGGGGAACAAGGTCCAGGATGAACACATTCCCTCAGGAGCACCCTCCTCCTTTGGGGTGGCTGGGAAAGTGGGCTGGGATCTGAGAGGAATCTGTGAATGCCCCAAACCACAAAGCCTGCTCCTCCCGCAGCCACCACCTTTCTTTGCTCTGCAGCGCCCCTAAGTCCCCCCAACCCCGCCCGCAGCTGGCTGGTCTGGACTTGTCCACAGAAATGTGCTGCCCGCTTCCCTGACGCCTGGCTGCTGAAACCCTCCCTGCGCTCTGCCTGGTGCCTGATGCCACTTGCCTGTCTCCTGGCCCAGGGCAATTGCCACCAGAACTACCACATCCTACTCCTACTCCTCATTCCTTCTCCAAGGCAGGCAGCTTTGAGTTCAACCTGGCCTTAGCCCAACAGCCCTCCCCATCCTGAGCTCCTAAAGCCAAAGATCACAGGACTTGGAAGGCAGGTGTGGGATGTTGGAGCCCCTATCAGACTGGAGGGTCCCCAGGGGCAGGAGATCAGGTGCTGACTGAGGCAGAAGCTCTGCTGCCTCCATCAGAATGGGGGATTTCTAAAGTGAGGGCTGTCTCTCCTTCAGCTGGGGACTAAGTGCTGGGACCACGTCTCTCTCATTAGACTGGGCGAAGGCTATCTCTCCCATCGAACTGGGGGCTCACTGAAGGAGGTGCTGTATTGCCTGCTCAGGGTAAAAGCAACCTGAGGATGAAGGTTAGGTCTTAAAGGGAAATAGCTCAATGTGTGCATGGCCACAGGAGGATAAGCAGGATGTAAAGGCGCTGCCAGCCTCTCCCTGAAGTGGAAAAGCCCACCCGTCTCCCGAGACGGACGTCACCAACCAGAGACCAAAACAGCTCTGCCCTGGCTCCCATGGGGcttcctcctcccatccctgGAATCACCCCATCTCCTTTGGGCCTGTGCCTAGCTAAGGGCACACTCAGCTCCCATTCACCCCTGGAACTGACAGCCACGAGCATGCACTCCCTTGTCCCCGGGCTTTTGAGCCCCAGGTCTGCCCCCCCTTCTTCCACAGAGCCCCTCCTTGGTGTTCCCTGCACGCCCCTCATCCTTCACTAAACTGCAAAACACGGTTGACCCCTCCCCTAGACAGGGCAAGCTGAAGTGGGCCAGCCCCACTGTGCTCCCTAACCTGCAACAACCCTGGCAACCATATGACCAGTGAGGAAACTGTGGCCCAGAGACAGGAGTGGACTCCCTAATGTCAGATAAGGACAGGGTGGGTTCCATCTCAGGTCCCAGAGCCAAAACCCACCATGGACCTAGACCAGGGCTCAGAGTCAAAGGGTCCCAGCTCCTGAGGGTCCTCCAGCTGTTCTTCCAGTTCAGAAAGCCTGCCTCATGGATCAGACCCCTCGTGTTCTGTGCTGTGCCCTGGGGGTAGTGGCCACCTTCGAGCTGCTTGCTGTTCATCTAATCACTAGCGGGCAGTCACAGAGAAATGAGTCCCCGAGGATGAGTTACATGTAGTACCCGCGGCCTGGGACAATGAGAACCCCCCACTTTCCAAACACTTAGCCAAAAGAAGGAAACAGTGAGAGGGGTTCTCTGGTGAGACAGGATCGGGAACGACGTCCTCCCTCAGGTTACCAGGAAGGGACTGAAGCTCAGGGAAGGTGCACGCTGCCTTAAGGTCACAAAGCTGCCCCAGCAGGCCAGGCGGGGTCTTTGTCGACCTCCAGAGGGAGCCCTTCCTTATGCCCCCAGCCCACCCCCGCACCCCCTACTGCCGGCTCCCTAACAGCGCTCACCCTCGCACTCGGCGTCGGCCCAGCGTGTGCACTCGCGCAGCTGGCGCTCGGTGTCCTCGCACACGGTGCAGGGCAGGCACGGGTCCACGTGGTTGGCCTCATCTGAATACGTGCCGTCGGGGCACTCCTCGCACACGGTGTTCTGCTTGTCCTGGCACGAGAATACGAGGCCCGAGCCCGCCTCGCACACGCGGCACGCCTCGCAGCGCCCGGTCGTCTCGTCCTGGTAGTAGCCGTAGGCACAGCGGCACACGGCGTCGTCGGCCTCCACGCACGGCGCCGACATGCTCTGAAGCCCCACGCACTCAGTGCACGGCTTGCACGGCTCCGTCGCGCTCACCACGTCGGAGAACGTCACACCTGAGCGCAGCGGACACCAGATTTAGTCGTCTGCTCTTTGGGCACCCGGGACGCAGGAGCCTGGAGTCTCTCCCTCACCCACTGCCTGCCAGGACGCTGACTTCCTCCTTCAGCTTCGCCTTCTCATCGACTCCCACCCTCTTCCAGGGGACTTTGACCCCTAGCCTGGTGAAAGTTGGTGGCAGCCAATTGGGTAAGGGGAAGGAGGCCCGGAGCCGCTTCCTTCAGCCTCCAGAAGCACTGGCCGGCCAGGAGGGTTTCCCGGATAACCCAGCTGGTGCCAGTAAGTTTCTTGGCAAATTCTCTTTGAGACTTCCCAGGCCTGTAGGGTGTTCCAGCATGATTAACGAATAATCTGAACGTGGTTCCCACCCAGCCCTCCCCGCGGGCCAAAACTGGGCTGCTAACCCAGTCCAGGCAAGGTAGGCCTTCCCCTAGGGAGCCTCCTGCCTCATCTGCCTTCAGTTCCTCTTCACACAGGTGTGGGCTCAGATGCACCCTGAATGAGAGTGACCGGGGTTAGACAGCAGAATTTCCCACCCGTGGCGCTACCCCCACGCTGCTGAAGGGCTTGGCTCCTGAGGGTGGGGACGGAC encodes:
- the NGFR gene encoding tumor necrosis factor receptor superfamily member 16, which codes for MRAGATGRAMDGPRLLLLLLLGVSLGGAKEACPTGLYTHGGECCKACNLGEGVAQPCGANQTVCEPCLDSVTFSDVVSATEPCKPCTECVGLQSMSAPCVEADDAVCRCAYGYYQDETTGRCEACRVCEAGSGLVFSCQDKQNTVCEECPDGTYSDEANHVDPCLPCTVCEDTERQLRECTRWADAECEEIPGRWITRSTPPEGSDSTATSTQEPEAPPEQDLIASTVADVVTTVMGSSQPVVTRGTTDNLIPVYCSILAAVVVGLVAYIAFKRWNSCKQNKQGANSRPVNQTPPPEGEKLHSDSGISVDSQSLHDQQSHTQTASGQALKGDGGLYSSLPPAKREEVEKLLNGSAGDTWRHLAGELGYQPEHIDSFTHEACPVRALLASWATQDSATLDALLAALRRIQRADLVESLCSESTATSPV